A part of Miscanthus floridulus cultivar M001 chromosome 6, ASM1932011v1, whole genome shotgun sequence genomic DNA contains:
- the LOC136458785 gene encoding membrane protein PM19L-like, whose product MANAGMKPVAGLLLVLNFCMYVIVAAVGGWAINHAINYGFFIGAGLELPAHFSPIYFPIGNAATGFFVIFAVIAGVVGVASALAGFHHVRAWSAESLPAAASAGFVAWTLTLLAMGLAVKEIELHGRNARLICMESFTIILSATQLFYLLAIHGGLR is encoded by the exons ATGGCGAACGCGGGCATGAAGCCGGTGGCCGGGCTCCTCCTGGTGCTCAACTTCTGCATGTACGTCATCGTGGCGGCGGTGGGCGGCTGGGCCATCAACCACGCCATCAACTACGGCTTCTTCATCG GCGCCGGCCTGGAGCTCCCGGCTCACTTCTCCCCGATCTACTTCCCCATCGGGAACGCGGCGACCGGGTTCTTCGTCATCTTCGCCGTGATCGCCGGGGTCGTCGGCGTGGCCTCGGCGCTCGCGGGGTTCCACCACGTCCGCGCCTGGAGCGCCGAGAGCCTGCCCGCGGCGGCCTCCGCCGGCTTCGTTGCCTGGACGCTCACCCTGCTCGCCATGGG ATTGGCGGTGAAGGAGATTGAACTGCACGGAAGGAATGCCAGACTG ATATGCATGGAGTCCTTCACCATCATCCTGTCAGCGACGCAGCTCTTCTACCTGCTCGCCATACACGGAGGCTTGAGATAA